One Vibrio penaeicida DNA segment encodes these proteins:
- the gppA gene encoding guanosine-5'-triphosphate,3'-diphosphate diphosphatase yields MSQSATSPLYAAIDLGSNSFHMLVVRHIDGSVQIMAKIKRKVRLAAGLDKDNKLSTEAMQRGWDCLSLFAERLQDISPENIRIVGTATLRTATNVDVFLEKANDILGYDINVIAGEEEAATIYKGVAHTSGGLGRRLVVDIGGASTELIIGEGFDAKALTSLKMGCVTWLEQHFKDRQLTITNFNTAIEAAKNTLAPILEQYKDIGWDVCVGASGTVQALQEIMLAQGMDEVITHAKLKRLQKQAMLADHLEELDIDGLTLERALVFPSGLSILIAIFELLEIESMTLAGGALREGMVYEMMAEMRQDDIRARTIASIQSRYQLDSEYGELVADSASQLFKQCGGEDWIAEPQAHYLLSSVAKLHEVGLTIDYKCGGKHSAYLLQHLDLPGFTRAQKHLLAELARRYREQVSSLPGQHALSGQSAKRVLRLLRLAVLLTHRRCSELQPKVTLNAEGDRLELCVDKQWLESNPLTKAELEIESNRQSDMGWPLAIKAC; encoded by the coding sequence ATGAGTCAGTCAGCTACTTCGCCGCTTTACGCTGCTATCGACCTCGGGTCGAACAGTTTTCATATGCTCGTTGTGCGTCATATCGATGGCAGCGTTCAAATCATGGCCAAAATCAAACGCAAAGTGCGTTTGGCCGCTGGGTTAGATAAGGATAATAAACTTAGCACTGAAGCCATGCAGCGAGGGTGGGATTGCCTCAGCTTATTTGCAGAAAGGCTGCAAGATATATCGCCAGAGAACATTCGCATCGTTGGAACCGCGACATTGCGCACCGCAACAAATGTGGATGTTTTCTTAGAAAAGGCGAATGATATTTTAGGCTACGACATCAATGTCATTGCCGGTGAAGAAGAAGCTGCCACTATCTATAAAGGGGTAGCTCATACTTCAGGCGGTCTAGGTCGCCGATTGGTTGTTGATATTGGTGGTGCTAGTACGGAATTGATTATTGGTGAAGGATTTGATGCAAAAGCACTCACCAGCTTGAAAATGGGTTGTGTAACTTGGCTTGAACAGCATTTTAAAGACCGACAATTAACCATAACCAATTTCAATACCGCTATTGAAGCCGCAAAAAACACCCTAGCACCGATTCTAGAGCAGTATAAAGACATCGGCTGGGATGTATGTGTCGGAGCGAGCGGTACCGTGCAGGCACTTCAAGAAATCATGCTGGCACAAGGCATGGATGAAGTGATCACCCATGCCAAATTAAAACGCCTACAGAAGCAAGCCATGTTGGCGGATCATTTAGAAGAGCTGGATATTGATGGTCTAACACTGGAACGAGCATTGGTATTCCCAAGTGGTCTTTCCATTTTGATCGCGATTTTTGAGCTTCTAGAGATAGAGTCGATGACCCTCGCCGGAGGCGCACTTCGCGAAGGCATGGTGTACGAAATGATGGCAGAAATGCGTCAAGACGACATTCGAGCCAGAACCATTGCCAGCATACAGTCTCGCTACCAACTTGATTCCGAATATGGCGAATTAGTCGCTGATTCAGCAAGCCAGCTCTTCAAGCAATGTGGTGGCGAAGATTGGATTGCTGAACCACAAGCTCACTATCTATTATCTTCTGTTGCGAAGCTTCATGAGGTTGGGCTGACTATCGATTACAAATGCGGTGGAAAGCATAGTGCGTACTTACTACAGCACTTAGACTTACCGGGTTTCACCCGCGCACAGAAACACTTATTGGCTGAACTCGCCAGACGATACAGAGAGCAAGTAAGCTCTTTACCAGGACAGCATGCATTGTCGGGTCAAAGTGCCAAACGAGTACTGAGATTACTCAGGTTAGCCGTATTGCTGACGCACAGGCGATGCTCCGAACTTCAACCAAAAGTCACGTTGAATGCAGAGGGTGACAGGCTCGAGCTGTGTGTAGACAAACAATGGTTGGAGAGCAACCCCCTTACCAAGGCTGAGCTAGAGATTGAATCGAATAGACAATCTGATATGGGGTGGCCGCTTGCAATCAAAGCGTGCTAG